The following are from one region of the Oscarella lobularis chromosome 3, ooOscLobu1.1, whole genome shotgun sequence genome:
- the LOC136184748 gene encoding ras guanine nucleotide exchange factor F-like translates to MSNVQEANFYVVFNERSPQLLTDSSDRPDVACYEVSFPIAIGEINHIVIYQKLTGELDSPLEQPQTWKLKAKLRIGQYKRTVIEAVVVHNSAIAIPFESTKQEELKERRASISSESVGPAKLKLRVSKSLGAPDVSLPMLTSSCSSAENTRPFNPSQSVRRERNAIEDHGCPDPTSNETAPSVSIVQVADPIPQATKQEKPKEPSRITLKLPPEQDTKSGGNLPATTSASRPAVAAPFELIKQEVSKERTESTESSISSNLLVLPRPLVTSSAPAASSDQPAKRKRSTLGENCPESSDPNSSDDSDSASESAKVQGTADSDPIPLVPSKRKGHVMVAVSNTAALLLGGETTHDPKEKGVQKCLNRDSFYQLNIKSKGSQGPDVKWRKVEVKKHKEKRSGHTVLYDEQKSRVLLVGGYYYYTCRQMKNPKKRRADKDKDWFKMTSISTFSVSTDGSDHASNWETSKTKMGQSVPNISNHSAVFSERCIITFGGLTSDDEGVKSCCVYNIDTNKWESLDLELPKRGSHSAILIGRKVYLFGGKNHSAAEDSEKFNDLYVIDLDARTSRLCDTKGINPPERYCHAACKLPDGRMFIHGGRGRNDIVLGDAYCLRISDESSVMWCSVYHSKLAKLSGHSIVMLGDNVVIFGGVTENETLTNSTTVFNYEELRELN, encoded by the exons ATGAGCAACGTTCAAGAAGCGAATTTTTACGTCGTTTTTAACGAGCGTTCTCCTCAGTTGCTAACCGACAGTAGCGACAG GCCAGACGTAGCATGCTATGAAGTTTCATTTCCCATTGCAATTGGAGAGATCAACCACATTGTGATCTACCAAAAGCTCACTGGAGAATTGGATTCGCCGCTAGAACAGCCGCAAACATGGAAACTTAAAGCTAAGCTTCGAATTGGCCAGTACAAGCGAACAGTGATAGAAGCCGTTGTTGTTCATAACTCGGCTATCGCAATTCCATTCGAGTCTACTAAGCAAGAGGAGCTAAAAGAGAGAAGGGCTTCCATATCAAGTGAGTCGGTAGGTCCTGCAAAATTGAAGCTTAGAGTTTCAAAGTCGTTGG GGGCACCAGACGTAAGCCTTCCAATGCTTACTTCCAGCTGCTCAAGTGCTGAGAACACACGTCCCTTCAATCCCAGCCAGTCTGTcaggagagaaagaaatgcgATTGAAGACCATGGCTGCCCGGACCCAACCTCAAATGAAACAGCTCCGAGCGTTTCGATTGTACAAGTCGCTGACCCAATCCCTCAGGCCACAAAGCAGGAAAAGCCGAAAGAGCCAAGTCGGATCACGTTGAAGCTTCCTCCAGAACAGGACA CCAAGTCAGGCGGCAATCTGCCTGCCACAACCTCCGCAAGTCGGCCTGCCGTTGCTGCTCCTTTTGAGTTAATCAAGCAGGAAGTGTCTAAAGAGAGAACAGAGTCAACGGAgtcttcaatttcaagtAATCTACTAGTACTACCGCGTCCGCTTGTCACGTCGTCCGCCCCGGCCGCGTCGAGCGATCAACCTGCCAAAAGAAAGAGGTCTACACTCGGCGAAAACTGTCCTGAAAGCAGCGATCCAAACTCAAGCGACGATTCCGATTCAGCTTCAGAATCAGCTAAAGTACAAGGCACTGCAGACTCTGATCCAATCCCCCTAGTGCCGTCGAAACGTAAAGGTCATGTGATGGTTGCGGTGAGTAATACAGCTGCTCTCCTACTCGGTGGAGAAACGACACACGAtcccaaagaaaaaggcgttcAAAAATGTCTCAATCGGGACTCCTTTTACCAGCTGAATATTAAAAGCAAAGGGTCCCAGGGACCTGACGTCAAGTGGCGTAAGGTAGAAGTGAAAAAGCACAAGGAAAAGCGCAGTGGTCACACAGTCTTATATGACGAGCAAAAGAGCCGTGTTTTGCTTGTAGGAGGCTATTACTATTACACATGCAGGCAAATGAAAAATCCCAAAAAAAGACGTGCAGATAAAGACAAAGATTGGTTTAAAATGACAAGTATCTCAACCTTTTCCGTATCAACCGACGGTTCTGACCATGCAAGCAACTGGGAAACATCC AAAACCAAAATGGGCCAAAGCGTACCTAACATATCAAACCACTCAGCAGTTTTCAGCGAAAGGTGCATCATAACTTTCGGTGGGTTGACATCGGATGACGAAGGCGTCAAATCCTGTTGCGTTTATAATATCG ACACGAACAAATGGGAATCCCTGGACTTGGAACTACCCAAACGAGGAAG CCATTCAGCCATTCTCATTGGCCGTAAAGTGTACCTATTTGGAGGGAAGAATCACAGTGCCGCAGAAGACAGCGAAAAGTTCAACGACCTCTACGTCATAGACCTTG ACGCTAGAACAAGCCGGCTTTGCGATACTAAAGGAATAAACCCACCGGAAAGATA TTGCCACGCCGCATGCAAACTTCCAGACGGACGCATGTTTATCCATGGAGGACGAGGCAGGAATGACATCGTTTTGGGAGACGCTTACTGCCTTAGAATTTCCGACG AATCCTCGGTGATGTGGTGTTCAGTATACCACAGTAAACTAGCGAAGCTTTCTGGGCACAGTATCGTCATGCTAGGCGACAACGTTGTCATCTTCGGAGGAGTGACAGAAAACGAGACTCTCACAAATAGCACAACAGTCTTCAACTATGAGGAGCTCAGGGAACTCAACTGA
- the LOC136184994 gene encoding PRELI domain containing protein 3B-like: MKIWSSNHTFSYSWESISQAAWRKYPNPMNPNVVGTDVLSRRVDDSGRLHTHRVITTAQWPFPDFVSRLIGFDKRCYVTEYSIIDPATKTMTLRSKNVTLASWMAVEETLIYQEHPDDANKTLLTQEAQIFGSSALGIPSYFEGLVVDGMSSNASKGREAMDWVCKKIMAEMQDLAAGAQQLGAAMGFSSDTQSSV, from the exons ATGAAGATCTGGTCTTCGAATCACACATTCAG CTACTCGTGGGAAAGCATCAGCCAGGCGGCGTGGCGAAAGTATCCCAATCCAATGAACcccaacgtcgtcggcacGGACGTTCTcagtcgacgcgtcgacgattcgggCCGTCTACACACCCATCGCGTCATCACGACGGCTCAATGGCCTTTTCCCGACTTCGTCTCGCGC TTGATTGGGTTCGATAAGCGATGCTACGTCACCGAATATTCGATCATCGATCCCGCCACAAAGACGATGACGCTCAGATCGAAGAAT GTTACGTTGGCCAGTTGGATGGCAGTTGAGGAAACGCTCATCTACCAGGAGCATCCCGACGATGCGAATAA GACTTTGTTGACCCAGGAAGCTCAAATATTCGGCTCCTCCGCTTTGGGAATTCCTAGCTATTTTGAAGGCTTAGTAGTTGATGGAATGTCTTCCAATGCTTCTAAG GGTCGAGAAGCGATGGATTGGGTATGCAAGAAAATAATGGCAGAGATGCAGGACTTAGCTGCAGGTGCTCAGCAATTAGGTGCAGCAATGGGATTTAGTTCAGATACTCAGTCGTCCGTCTAG